A region of Liolophura sinensis isolate JHLJ2023 chromosome 8, CUHK_Ljap_v2, whole genome shotgun sequence DNA encodes the following proteins:
- the LOC135474114 gene encoding glutamate receptor-like isoform X3: protein MSHGVFSLFGVTKSGSVNAAQSISQALHMPFITPSLARGTADDLYQYEINMYPSYIEAIVDIINYYKWGKVYYVYDSDDGLARLIKLYEFFNEEHHELSVDMRRVDDVSDAYEMLRKLDRSALPDEIGVMRIVLDLSSMEAYRAILRQIIDVGMNRENYHYLLGGVGMDELDLTIFTYGGVNITGFRLLNYSSPTLKGFLRTWSSLSNESWPRPLRGRIGHEAALMVDAVAAFSKAMGSMNHSVSQGVFRRGELYNNNTPGIPCSRPGVRRPSPWTLGPNILSAIKQTEFTGITGKVAFDEHGFRKDYTLDILELSYRRLPTKIGTWNQRDRYLTDRPRPHDMYRIEDFSNTTYIVTSIKSEPFMIERAQPEDGHPLVGNDRYEGYCMELTEKLSVVLGFDYLVELVKDGQYGSRRQNGTWNGMVGTLIRGEAHMAVAPLTITEDRERVIDFTKPFMKTGISIMIKEPVKQKAGVFSFMNPLSKRVWACIILGYFGVSLILYIVGRFSPYEWHEANGKADNGETVDKVPSELTNEFTFQNTLWFSLGALMQQGSDISPRSISGRIVGSCWWFFTLIIISSYTANLAAFLTIENMLTPIDSADDLVKQTKIQYGIQEGGSSEQFFKNTKVSVYKKMWDYMSNAQPRVFEPDTLSGVNRVRKSKGRYAFLLESPWNEYYNQQLPCDTMKVGPNLDSKGYGVGTPDRFPLKAELNREVLKLRESGELWRLQQKWWYDRGKCGSVDGKESKKQDALTLSNVSGVFHILIGGLGLAMMTALVEYLFQAKLRPKKTKASVEINSSRDCRKRARMSQLYAPTYGERENGGVATYSFTPPGQLVTFEGVAEGNTQTQV from the exons ATGTCGCACGGTGTATTCAGCCTGTTTGGCGTGACTAAGTCCGGTTCGGTTAATGCAGCTCAGTCTATCAGCCAGGCCCTGCACATGCCCTTCATCACTCCCAGCCTGGCACGAGGCACTGCGGATGACCTGTACCAGTATGAGATCAATATGTACCCGTCCTACATAGAGGCCATTGTAGACATTATCAATTATTATAAGTGGGGAAAAGTTTACTACGTGTATGACTCGGATGATG GTCTGGCGCGGCTGATCAAACTTTACGAGTTTTTTAACGAGGAACATCACGAGTTGAGTGTGGACATGAGAAGAGTGGACGATGTTAGCGACGCTTACGAGATGTTGAGGAAGCTGGACCGGAGTGCCCTGCCCGACGAGATCGGCGTGATGAGGATTGTTCTGGATCTCTCCTCGATGGAAGCTTACAGAGCCATTCTTCGTCAG ATAATAGACGTGGGCATGAACAGGGAGAATTATCACTATTTACTAGGTGGTGTG GGTATGGATGAATTGGATTTGACCATATTTACATATGGCGGAGTGAACATTACTGGTTTTCGGCTGTTGAACTACAGCTCCCCGACCCTGAAGGGTTTTTTACGCACATGGAGCAGTTTGAGTAACGAATCTTGGCCCCGGCCCCTGAGAGGTCGAATTGGG CACGAGGCAGCGCTGATGGTGGATGCCGTAGCCGCCTTTTCTAAAGCTATGGGCAGTATGAACCATAGCGTAAGTCAGGGCGTGTTCCGCCGAGGGGAGCTCTATAACAATAATACCCCGGGCATACCCTGCAGCCGTCCAGGCGTCCGAAGACCCAGTCCGTGGACTCTAGGGCCTAATATACTTAGCGCTATCAAACAG ACAGAATTCACTGGAATAACGGGAAAAGTAGCGTTTGATGAGCACGGTTTCAGAAAAGACTACACACTTGATATTTTGGAGTTGTCATACAGACGATTACCTACCAAG ATTGGGACTTGGAACCAGAGGGACAGATACTTGACGGACAGGCCTCGACCGCACGACATGTACAGAATTGAAGACTTTTCAAACACAACATATATCGTGACGTCTATAAAG AGCGAACCATTTATGATTGAGAGAGCTCAACCAGAGGACGGTCATCCTTTAGTAGGCAACGATAGGTATGAAGGCTACTGTATGGAACTCACCGAAAAGCTCTCCGTAGTTTTGGGCTTTGATTACTTGGTAGAGCTGGTCAAAGATGGCCAGTACGGCAGCAGACGTCAGAACGGCACCTGGAACGGCATGGTCGGAACTTTAATTCGTGGA GAAGCCCACATGGCGGTGGCTCCACTCACAATAACAGAGGACAGAGAGAGGGTCATAGACTTTACAAAACCCTTTATGAAAACAGGAATCAGTATTATGATTAAGGAACCCGTAAAACAGAAAGCAGGGGTCTTTTCCTTTATGAACCCTCTGTCGAAGCGGGTCTGGGCTTGTATAATCTTGGGTTATTTTGGCGTTAGTTTGATACTGTACATTGTAGGCCGGTTCAGCCCGTATGAATGGCATGAGGCCAACGGTAAAGCGGACAACGGTGAAACAGTGGACAAGGTTCCATCGGAGCTGACCAATGAGTTCACGTTTCAAAACACTTTGTGGTTCTCACTGGGTGCCTTAATGCAGCAGGGTTCTGATATATCCCCAAG GTCAATATCGGGGAGGATTGTGGGAAGTTGCTGGTGGTTTTTCACGCTGATCATCATTTCCTCCTACACAGCAAACTTGGCGGCCTTCCTGACAATAGAAAACATGTTAACACCAATAGATTCGGCAGACGATCtagtcaaacaaacaaaaatccaATACGGCATCCAGGAAGGGGGATCGTCAGAGCAGTTTTTCAAG aacACCAAAGTATCAGTTTATAAGAAAATGTGGGACTATATGTCCAATGCGCAACCGCGGGTATTTGAGCCAGATACACTGTCCGGGGTAAACCGAGTGCGCAAGTCAAAGGGGAGGTATGCCTTCTTGCTGGAGTCGCCCTGGAATGAGTATTATAACCAGCAGCTTCCATGTGATACAATGAAGGTCGGTCCAAACCTTGACTCCAAGGGATACGGAGTGGGTACTCCTGACAGATTCCCTCTGAA GGCTGAACTTAATCGTGAAGTTTTAAAACTGAGAGAGTCAGGCGAGTTATGGCGGCTTCAGCAGAAATGGTGGTACGATAGAGGGAAATGTGGCTCTGTCGATGGCAAG GAATCTAAAAAACAAGATGCTTTAACGCTGAGTAATGTTTCGGGCGTTTTTCACATCTTGATTGGCGGGTTGGGTCTTGCCATGATGACAGCGTTAGTAGAATATCTCTTCCAAGCCAAGCTGCGTCCTAAAAAGACAAAG GCATCAGTAGAAATAAACAGCTCTAGGGATTGCCGGAAAAGGGCACGAATGTCGCAACTGTACGCGCCCACCTACGGAGAAAGGGAAAATGGCGGGGTAGCTACA TATTCCTTCACACCCCCGGGCCAGTTAGTGACATTTGAAGGTGTTGCTGAGGGTAATACTCAAACACAAGTGTGA
- the LOC135474114 gene encoding glutamate receptor-like isoform X1: protein MLTLKFLLATIVVAVLPMKASQDTVPVGAIFDRDSVEIHTAFRFKIQDVNINGQLRAKLNFTVALIDVKDSYTLSERMCSLMSHGVFSLFGVTKSGSVNAAQSISQALHMPFITPSLARGTADDLYQYEINMYPSYIEAIVDIINYYKWGKVYYVYDSDDGLARLIKLYEFFNEEHHELSVDMRRVDDVSDAYEMLRKLDRSALPDEIGVMRIVLDLSSMEAYRAILRQIIDVGMNRENYHYLLGGVGMDELDLTIFTYGGVNITGFRLLNYSSPTLKGFLRTWSSLSNESWPRPLRGRIGHEAALMVDAVAAFSKAMGSMNHSVSQGVFRRGELYNNNTPGIPCSRPGVRRPSPWTLGPNILSAIKQTEFTGITGKVAFDEHGFRKDYTLDILELSYRRLPTKIGTWNQRDRYLTDRPRPHDMYRIEDFSNTTYIVTSIKSEPFMIERAQPEDGHPLVGNDRYEGYCMELTEKLSVVLGFDYLVELVKDGQYGSRRQNGTWNGMVGTLIRGEAHMAVAPLTITEDRERVIDFTKPFMKTGISIMIKEPVKQKAGVFSFMNPLSKRVWACIILGYFGVSLILYIVGRFSPYEWHEANGKADNGETVDKVPSELTNEFTFQNTLWFSLGALMQQGSDISPRSISGRIVGSCWWFFTLIIISSYTANLAAFLTIENMLTPIDSADDLVKQTKIQYGIQEGGSSEQFFKNTKVSVYKKMWDYMSNAQPRVFEPDTLSGVNRVRKSKGRYAFLLESPWNEYYNQQLPCDTMKVGPNLDSKGYGVGTPDRFPLKAELNREVLKLRESGELWRLQQKWWYDRGKCGSVDGKESKKQDALTLSNVSGVFHILIGGLGLAMMTALVEYLFQAKLRPKKTKASVEINSSRDCRKRARMSQLYAPTYGERENGGVATYSFTPPGQLVTFEGVAEGNTQTQV, encoded by the exons TGTGCTCGTTGATGTCGCACGGTGTATTCAGCCTGTTTGGCGTGACTAAGTCCGGTTCGGTTAATGCAGCTCAGTCTATCAGCCAGGCCCTGCACATGCCCTTCATCACTCCCAGCCTGGCACGAGGCACTGCGGATGACCTGTACCAGTATGAGATCAATATGTACCCGTCCTACATAGAGGCCATTGTAGACATTATCAATTATTATAAGTGGGGAAAAGTTTACTACGTGTATGACTCGGATGATG GTCTGGCGCGGCTGATCAAACTTTACGAGTTTTTTAACGAGGAACATCACGAGTTGAGTGTGGACATGAGAAGAGTGGACGATGTTAGCGACGCTTACGAGATGTTGAGGAAGCTGGACCGGAGTGCCCTGCCCGACGAGATCGGCGTGATGAGGATTGTTCTGGATCTCTCCTCGATGGAAGCTTACAGAGCCATTCTTCGTCAG ATAATAGACGTGGGCATGAACAGGGAGAATTATCACTATTTACTAGGTGGTGTG GGTATGGATGAATTGGATTTGACCATATTTACATATGGCGGAGTGAACATTACTGGTTTTCGGCTGTTGAACTACAGCTCCCCGACCCTGAAGGGTTTTTTACGCACATGGAGCAGTTTGAGTAACGAATCTTGGCCCCGGCCCCTGAGAGGTCGAATTGGG CACGAGGCAGCGCTGATGGTGGATGCCGTAGCCGCCTTTTCTAAAGCTATGGGCAGTATGAACCATAGCGTAAGTCAGGGCGTGTTCCGCCGAGGGGAGCTCTATAACAATAATACCCCGGGCATACCCTGCAGCCGTCCAGGCGTCCGAAGACCCAGTCCGTGGACTCTAGGGCCTAATATACTTAGCGCTATCAAACAG ACAGAATTCACTGGAATAACGGGAAAAGTAGCGTTTGATGAGCACGGTTTCAGAAAAGACTACACACTTGATATTTTGGAGTTGTCATACAGACGATTACCTACCAAG ATTGGGACTTGGAACCAGAGGGACAGATACTTGACGGACAGGCCTCGACCGCACGACATGTACAGAATTGAAGACTTTTCAAACACAACATATATCGTGACGTCTATAAAG AGCGAACCATTTATGATTGAGAGAGCTCAACCAGAGGACGGTCATCCTTTAGTAGGCAACGATAGGTATGAAGGCTACTGTATGGAACTCACCGAAAAGCTCTCCGTAGTTTTGGGCTTTGATTACTTGGTAGAGCTGGTCAAAGATGGCCAGTACGGCAGCAGACGTCAGAACGGCACCTGGAACGGCATGGTCGGAACTTTAATTCGTGGA GAAGCCCACATGGCGGTGGCTCCACTCACAATAACAGAGGACAGAGAGAGGGTCATAGACTTTACAAAACCCTTTATGAAAACAGGAATCAGTATTATGATTAAGGAACCCGTAAAACAGAAAGCAGGGGTCTTTTCCTTTATGAACCCTCTGTCGAAGCGGGTCTGGGCTTGTATAATCTTGGGTTATTTTGGCGTTAGTTTGATACTGTACATTGTAGGCCGGTTCAGCCCGTATGAATGGCATGAGGCCAACGGTAAAGCGGACAACGGTGAAACAGTGGACAAGGTTCCATCGGAGCTGACCAATGAGTTCACGTTTCAAAACACTTTGTGGTTCTCACTGGGTGCCTTAATGCAGCAGGGTTCTGATATATCCCCAAG GTCAATATCGGGGAGGATTGTGGGAAGTTGCTGGTGGTTTTTCACGCTGATCATCATTTCCTCCTACACAGCAAACTTGGCGGCCTTCCTGACAATAGAAAACATGTTAACACCAATAGATTCGGCAGACGATCtagtcaaacaaacaaaaatccaATACGGCATCCAGGAAGGGGGATCGTCAGAGCAGTTTTTCAAG aacACCAAAGTATCAGTTTATAAGAAAATGTGGGACTATATGTCCAATGCGCAACCGCGGGTATTTGAGCCAGATACACTGTCCGGGGTAAACCGAGTGCGCAAGTCAAAGGGGAGGTATGCCTTCTTGCTGGAGTCGCCCTGGAATGAGTATTATAACCAGCAGCTTCCATGTGATACAATGAAGGTCGGTCCAAACCTTGACTCCAAGGGATACGGAGTGGGTACTCCTGACAGATTCCCTCTGAA GGCTGAACTTAATCGTGAAGTTTTAAAACTGAGAGAGTCAGGCGAGTTATGGCGGCTTCAGCAGAAATGGTGGTACGATAGAGGGAAATGTGGCTCTGTCGATGGCAAG GAATCTAAAAAACAAGATGCTTTAACGCTGAGTAATGTTTCGGGCGTTTTTCACATCTTGATTGGCGGGTTGGGTCTTGCCATGATGACAGCGTTAGTAGAATATCTCTTCCAAGCCAAGCTGCGTCCTAAAAAGACAAAG GCATCAGTAGAAATAAACAGCTCTAGGGATTGCCGGAAAAGGGCACGAATGTCGCAACTGTACGCGCCCACCTACGGAGAAAGGGAAAATGGCGGGGTAGCTACA TATTCCTTCACACCCCCGGGCCAGTTAGTGACATTTGAAGGTGTTGCTGAGGGTAATACTCAAACACAAGTGTGA
- the LOC135474114 gene encoding glutamate receptor-like isoform X2: MLTLKFLLATIVVAVLPMKASQDTVPVGAIFDRDSVEIHTAFRFKIQDVNINGQLRAKLNFTVALIDVKDSYTLSERMCSLMSHGVFSLFGVTKSGSVNAAQSISQALHMPFITPSLARGTADDLYQYEINMYPSYIEAIVDIINYYKWGKVYYVYDSDDGLARLIKLYEFFNEEHHELSVDMRRVDDVSDAYEMLRKLDRSALPDEIGVMRIVLDLSSMEAYRAILRQIIDVGMNRENYHYLLGGVGMDELDLTIFTYGGVNITGFRLLNYSSPTLKGFLRTWSSLSNESWPRPLRGRIGHEAALMVDAVAAFSKAMGSMNHSVSQGVFRRGELYNNNTPGIPCSRPGVRRPSPWTLGPNILSAIKQTEFTGITGKVAFDEHGFRKDYTLDILELSYRRLPTKIGTWNQRDRYLTDRPRPHDMYRIEDFSNTTYIVTSIKSEPFMIERAQPEDGHPLVGNDRYEGYCMELTEKLSVVLGFDYLVELVKDGQYGSRRQNGTWNGMVGTLIRGEAHMAVAPLTITEDRERVIDFTKPFMKTGISIMIKEPVKQKAGVFSFMNPLSKRVWACIILGYFGVSLILYIVGRFSPYEWHEANGKADNGETVDKVPSELTNEFTFQNTLWFSLGALMQQGSDISPRSISGRIVGSCWWFFTLIIISSYTANLAAFLTIENMLTPIDSADDLVKQTKIQYGIQEGGSSEQFFKNTKVSVYKKMWDYMSNAQPRVFEPDTLSGVNRVRKSKGRYAFLLESPWNEYYNQQLPCDTMKVGPNLDSKGYGVGTPDRFPLKAELNREVLKLRESGELWRLQQKWWYDRGKCGSVDGKESKKQDALTLSNVSGVFHILIGGLGLAMMTALVEYLFQAKLRPKKTKASVEINSSRDCRKRARMSQLYAPTYGERENGGYSFTPPGQLVTFEGVAEGNTQTQV; the protein is encoded by the exons TGTGCTCGTTGATGTCGCACGGTGTATTCAGCCTGTTTGGCGTGACTAAGTCCGGTTCGGTTAATGCAGCTCAGTCTATCAGCCAGGCCCTGCACATGCCCTTCATCACTCCCAGCCTGGCACGAGGCACTGCGGATGACCTGTACCAGTATGAGATCAATATGTACCCGTCCTACATAGAGGCCATTGTAGACATTATCAATTATTATAAGTGGGGAAAAGTTTACTACGTGTATGACTCGGATGATG GTCTGGCGCGGCTGATCAAACTTTACGAGTTTTTTAACGAGGAACATCACGAGTTGAGTGTGGACATGAGAAGAGTGGACGATGTTAGCGACGCTTACGAGATGTTGAGGAAGCTGGACCGGAGTGCCCTGCCCGACGAGATCGGCGTGATGAGGATTGTTCTGGATCTCTCCTCGATGGAAGCTTACAGAGCCATTCTTCGTCAG ATAATAGACGTGGGCATGAACAGGGAGAATTATCACTATTTACTAGGTGGTGTG GGTATGGATGAATTGGATTTGACCATATTTACATATGGCGGAGTGAACATTACTGGTTTTCGGCTGTTGAACTACAGCTCCCCGACCCTGAAGGGTTTTTTACGCACATGGAGCAGTTTGAGTAACGAATCTTGGCCCCGGCCCCTGAGAGGTCGAATTGGG CACGAGGCAGCGCTGATGGTGGATGCCGTAGCCGCCTTTTCTAAAGCTATGGGCAGTATGAACCATAGCGTAAGTCAGGGCGTGTTCCGCCGAGGGGAGCTCTATAACAATAATACCCCGGGCATACCCTGCAGCCGTCCAGGCGTCCGAAGACCCAGTCCGTGGACTCTAGGGCCTAATATACTTAGCGCTATCAAACAG ACAGAATTCACTGGAATAACGGGAAAAGTAGCGTTTGATGAGCACGGTTTCAGAAAAGACTACACACTTGATATTTTGGAGTTGTCATACAGACGATTACCTACCAAG ATTGGGACTTGGAACCAGAGGGACAGATACTTGACGGACAGGCCTCGACCGCACGACATGTACAGAATTGAAGACTTTTCAAACACAACATATATCGTGACGTCTATAAAG AGCGAACCATTTATGATTGAGAGAGCTCAACCAGAGGACGGTCATCCTTTAGTAGGCAACGATAGGTATGAAGGCTACTGTATGGAACTCACCGAAAAGCTCTCCGTAGTTTTGGGCTTTGATTACTTGGTAGAGCTGGTCAAAGATGGCCAGTACGGCAGCAGACGTCAGAACGGCACCTGGAACGGCATGGTCGGAACTTTAATTCGTGGA GAAGCCCACATGGCGGTGGCTCCACTCACAATAACAGAGGACAGAGAGAGGGTCATAGACTTTACAAAACCCTTTATGAAAACAGGAATCAGTATTATGATTAAGGAACCCGTAAAACAGAAAGCAGGGGTCTTTTCCTTTATGAACCCTCTGTCGAAGCGGGTCTGGGCTTGTATAATCTTGGGTTATTTTGGCGTTAGTTTGATACTGTACATTGTAGGCCGGTTCAGCCCGTATGAATGGCATGAGGCCAACGGTAAAGCGGACAACGGTGAAACAGTGGACAAGGTTCCATCGGAGCTGACCAATGAGTTCACGTTTCAAAACACTTTGTGGTTCTCACTGGGTGCCTTAATGCAGCAGGGTTCTGATATATCCCCAAG GTCAATATCGGGGAGGATTGTGGGAAGTTGCTGGTGGTTTTTCACGCTGATCATCATTTCCTCCTACACAGCAAACTTGGCGGCCTTCCTGACAATAGAAAACATGTTAACACCAATAGATTCGGCAGACGATCtagtcaaacaaacaaaaatccaATACGGCATCCAGGAAGGGGGATCGTCAGAGCAGTTTTTCAAG aacACCAAAGTATCAGTTTATAAGAAAATGTGGGACTATATGTCCAATGCGCAACCGCGGGTATTTGAGCCAGATACACTGTCCGGGGTAAACCGAGTGCGCAAGTCAAAGGGGAGGTATGCCTTCTTGCTGGAGTCGCCCTGGAATGAGTATTATAACCAGCAGCTTCCATGTGATACAATGAAGGTCGGTCCAAACCTTGACTCCAAGGGATACGGAGTGGGTACTCCTGACAGATTCCCTCTGAA GGCTGAACTTAATCGTGAAGTTTTAAAACTGAGAGAGTCAGGCGAGTTATGGCGGCTTCAGCAGAAATGGTGGTACGATAGAGGGAAATGTGGCTCTGTCGATGGCAAG GAATCTAAAAAACAAGATGCTTTAACGCTGAGTAATGTTTCGGGCGTTTTTCACATCTTGATTGGCGGGTTGGGTCTTGCCATGATGACAGCGTTAGTAGAATATCTCTTCCAAGCCAAGCTGCGTCCTAAAAAGACAAAG GCATCAGTAGAAATAAACAGCTCTAGGGATTGCCGGAAAAGGGCACGAATGTCGCAACTGTACGCGCCCACCTACGGAGAAAGGGAAAATGGCGGG TATTCCTTCACACCCCCGGGCCAGTTAGTGACATTTGAAGGTGTTGCTGAGGGTAATACTCAAACACAAGTGTGA